A region of Haliotis asinina isolate JCU_RB_2024 chromosome 9, JCU_Hal_asi_v2, whole genome shotgun sequence DNA encodes the following proteins:
- the LOC137295887 gene encoding uncharacterized protein produces the protein MTATVQLFSSWFCPFAQRAWLSLLEKGVEFEYKEIDPYNKTKEFLTINPRGLVPVIVNDGKCVYESAVCIEYVDEAWPDRPSLLPKDPYERARARIWADFITKKIVPKFYMALQRQTKPEQEEAMEAILKALIELSGAMSTEGPFFGGQHFGLVDIMLVPFSIRFEILAHYRNFAVPETDIFARFRRWMEACHARDSVKATLSTKEKYIAIYKRYENNSAKTEVADAIRKGTTLP, from the coding sequence ATGACGGCAACTGTTCAGCTGTTTTCTTCGTGGTTCTGCCCGTTCGCACAGAGGGCATGGCTCTCACTACTGGAGAAAGGAGTGGAGTTCGAATACAAAGAGATTGACCCATATAACAAGACCAAGGAGTTTCTGACCATCAACCCCCGAGGGCTCGTCCCCGTCATCGTCAACGACGGCAAGTGTGTTTACGAATCTGCTGTGTGTATTGAGTATGTGGACGAAGCCTGGCCAGACAGACCGTCTCTCCTCCCAAAAGACCCTTATGAACGTGCACGAGCAAGAATTTGGGCTGATTTCATAACAAAGAAAATCGTGCCGAAATTCTACATGGCCCTCCAGCGCCAAACTAAGCCCGAGCAAGAGGAAGCCATGGAAGCCATTTTGAAAGCTCTCATAGAGCTATCGGGGGCCATGTCAACTGAAGGCCCTTTCTTCGGCGGCCAGCATTTCGGGCTCGTTGATATCATGTTGGTGCCTTTTAGCATTAGATTTGAAATTTTGGCTCACTACAGGAATTTTGCAGTTCCTGAGACCGACATATTCGCTCGATTCCGGAGATGGATGGAAGCGTGTCATGCTCGTGACAGTGTCAAGGCCACACTGTCCACAAAGGAGAAGTATATTGCCATATATAAACGTTATGAAAACAACTCTGCCAAGACGGAAGTAGCCGACGCCATCAGGAAGGGAACCACCCTGCCCTAG